Below is a genomic region from Rhodospirillum centenum SW.
AGGCGCCGCTGAACCATCTGGTCAGCTCCCGCACCGCGGACCTGCTGGAGACCATCCACGAGGTCAACTTCACCCTGTTGCAGATCACGGTGGTCGTGCATGTCTCGGCCATCGTCTTCTATGCCGTGGTGAAGCGGCGCGACCTGATCGAGCCGATGCTCACCGGCTGGGTGGACCTGCCGGGCGACGTGCCGGCCCCGCGCATCGCCTCGCCCTGGCGGGCGCTGCTGGTCGCGGCGGCGGCGGCGGCTCTGGTCTGGGTCCTCGCCGGACTCGCCTGAGGCGGGTGCCGCAAACGCCGACGGGGGACGGCACGCCGTCCCCCGTTTCTTTTTCCGTCGTCCTCAGCGCCGGCCCTGTCGCCGGGCGGAACCGCGTATCAGAAATGCCGGGATCAGAGATACTGGCCGAACACCCGCAGATAGGGGCGTGCCTCCTGCAGGAACTGGACCGCCTCGTACATCAGGTCCGTGAGTGTCATGTGGCCGGGCAGTTCGCGCTGGCCCAGCACCAGGATCTTCTGCTTCTCGTCCACCACGAACCGCGCCTTGCGCAGGTGGCTGGTGGCGCGCAGCAGGGTGAACAGGGTCTGCCGCTTCTCCGGCGCCTCGATGGAATAGGGCAGGTAGCCGATCTCGGCCCAGATCTGGAACAGAGTCCGGTCCGCGTCCGGCGTCACGGAGACATGGAACAGCAGCCCGTCCAGATGGAAATGGTGACGCGAGGCCGGCGGCGGACGCCGGATCTCGACGATGCCGTCCGCGTTGACGCTGAGCGCCCCCGGTCCGAGCGGCAGCCCGCCCCGGGTCACCTCCAGCGCCAGCTTGGCGACCGATTCCAGCGACTGCGTCACGCCCATGGCCACGCCCATGCTCCACTCAGGGGGTCATCCGTACCTAGCCGGAGCGGCCGGCCCGGTCCAGTTCTTTCGCCGTCCGGTCAGGCCGTTCCCGGACCCGGCGGACCGTCCGGAAACGTGCGCTTAACATCAGCCGGCCTGACCCTGCCCGGCCTGACGCCACCCGGCCCATCGTCCTGTCCGCCCGCCCGCCGCGGAATGCCGTCGGGAACGGGCAGGGTCGGGGCCGTCCGATGCCTTTGGACAGAGGCATGATCCCCTATCCCGACCTCACCGATCTGCCGGCATCCCTTGCCAGGGCGGTGGTCCGCATGGTCCGGCTGGTGAACGAGATGCACCGCCGGCATCCGGACCTCGACTGTTTCGCCATTGATGCCGACGATCCGCTCGACCGTCAGGCACTCGCCATCGTGGCGCAGCATGTGGACGGACTCAACCTGTCCTTCCGGTTGTTGCCGGCCCCGCCCGGTCTTCTGGATCAGACCCGCCGCGACCCCGGCGACGGCGGCGGCTGAACCGCCGTGCGCCAGGGGGGGGCGGTCTTGCCTCAGGCCTGCTTGCCTCAGGCCTGCTCCTCCTGCGCCATCTCTTCGGCCAGTTCGCCGGCAAGGTCTGCGAACAGCCAGCCGTCCGCCGTCAGGCCCTGATTCTCGCAGATGCGCACGAAGACCCGGTAGGCATGCAGGATCGCCACGTCCAGCACGGCTTCGTCGCCCTCCTCGCTGTGGCGGTCGCGGATCTCCCGCTCCTCCAGGCTGCCCAGCACATCCATCTCGGCTGCCTGCAACACCGCTTCCATGGCACGTTTATGGAGGTTCGACATCGAGGTCTTCCTTCTTCTACTGATCGCCCGGTCTCGCCCGCGCGCCAGGCTTCCGTCCGGACAGGGACGGAGCGCCGACGCACGGGGGCAGCCCTGATATCAGGCTGCCGCCCTGCCGTGGACTGCCGATTTCCAGAGGCTGCCCTGCCGGCGCGCAGAAAAGACGTGCAGGCACCCGCCGGTCATCGCCGACCGCCGCCCGGATCAGTGTGCCGCAGAATGCGGTCTCTCGGATGGGAAAAGGAAGGGTCAGGCTTCCCTGGGGGGCGGGGACGGGGACAGCATCTCCAGGACCTGCTGCCAGTACTGGATGCGGTCGGCCTTGCGGGTCTTCTCCGCTTCCGCCAGATAGCGCCGGGCGGTGTCCGCCGCGCCCACCCCCCACAGCCGGAGCAGGGCATCGGCCTGACGCTGGACGGGATCGTGGGTGGTCTTCGGGGGCATGGGCATTCTCTGTGCCGGCGGGGCAAGTTGCCGGCGGGGTGCCGGACCGGCCCCGCAAGCAATGACGGTCGTCTACAGATGGTCATTCTCCGGGGGCTCAACAAGCAGAGCGGACCCCGCCCCTGACCTTACCCTTTTGCATTCCTGGGCAATAAAGACGGATTGCTTCGGAGGAGCGTCCCTCCTTTCCGGTGGCAGGGCCGGTCCGCAGGGCGGATGTCCCGGCGGCCGGGACGGCCGGCGCGGCGGCGCGCGGCTACACTGGCACCCGTCCATCCCGATCCGGAGACCAGCCCGCGTGACCGACAGCCCTCCCGAGAACCTTCCTGGCAGGCCCGCCCCCGACGACTCCGCCGCGCCGGAGCGTCCCTGGTTCGGCGACATCCTGGCCGCGCTGGCGCCGGGGCCGTCCGGCTGGCGGGTGCCGGTCCCGCCGAACTGGAGCCAGGGCCGCGCCGGCTTCGGCGGTCTCGTCACGGCCCTCTGCGTCGAGGCGATCCGGCGGGAGACGGGGGAGGCGGCGCCGTTGCGCTCCCTCACCATGGCCTTCATCGGCCCGGCACTGGGGGAGATCGACATCCAGATCCGGCCCCTGCGCCGGGGCCGCACGGCCAGTTTCATCGAGGCGACCGTCGTCACCGGCGGCGGGCAGGAGGTGGCGGCCAGCCTGACCGCCTGTTTCGGGCCGGAGCGCGAGTCCCGCCTGACCCTGGAGTCGCCGCCGCGCGCCCCCATGCCCGACCCCGCCGCCGGCATCCGCCTGCCGCCGCTGCGCGGCATGGGGCCGGTCTTCATCGGGCAGTTCGACGTGCGGGTGGTGCGCGGCGTGCCCTTCGGCGGCGGTGCCGAGGCGGAGATCGAGTGGTGGACCCGGCACCACGACCCCGCGGCGCGGACCAGCGAGGCCGGTCTGATCGCCGCGCTGGACGTGCTGCCGCCGGCCGCCACGGCCCGGCTGCGCGGGCTGATGCCGGTGGCGAGCCTGACCTGGTTCATCGACTTCCCCGGCGGCCTGCCGGCGGCGGGACCGGCCCCGGCCGTGCTGACCGTGGCGGACGGGACCGATCCGGCCGGCGCGGATGCCGGCCCCGGCTGGGTCCTGACCCGCAGCAGCGCCGACCATGGCGGCGGCGGCTTCAGCGGTCAGGCCATGACAAGCTGGTCCGCCGACGGCCGCCTGCTGGCGCTGCACCGGCAGTCGGTGGGGATCTTCGGGTAGGCCGGGGCCGGACCCGTCCGGTCTCCGGCGCGGGGCCGTCGGGCAGGGCAGCCTGGTTCGCCCGCTTCCACCGCATCGCTGTCCACTACGAACGACGCGCCGATATTTTCACGGCCTTCCGTCACATCGCCGCAAGCCTCTGACGTGCACCCCTGAACTGTATCCGGGCTGAGGTAGAGTCCTCCCTGAGGAGGACGGATCATGAGGATGCGTAGTGTTGCGCAGCCTGTGGATAATCCGCTTCCCTCCGGGCAGAAGAAACCCCGGGCGCGGCGGTCAGGCCGCGCCCGGGGGGAAGGCAGGACGCTCCGGCTGGCGCGGGGCTCAGCTACAGCCGGTCGTCGAGCCGCAGGTATCGCACTTGAGGCAGGTGCCGTTGCGCACCAGGGTCATGTTCCCGCACTCGGGGCAGGGATCGCCCTCGTAGCCTTTGGCACGGGCCTCCTTGACCTTCTCCAGCCGGGCGTCGCTGCTGCTTTCCCGGTGGTAGTGGACGGTCGTGGTGGTCGTCGTCGTCGTGCCGCCGCCGGCGAAGGCGGTGGCCGGACGGGCCGTCTCCGTGCCGGTGGCGGCATAGGCGACGGGGGCGGCGACGCTCTCGAACGCCTGCACCGCCTTGCCGGCGGCCCCGCCGGGCAGCACCCGCAGATTGGAGCGGACATAGCCCGTGCTGGCGACGCGCGCCACCACGTCCAGCGTCTCCTTCGTCACCCGGGCGGCGGCCTCCGGCAGCTCGGCCTGCCGCTCGCCGCGGCCCATCGTGTCGGGCAGCAGGTCCTCCGGCGTGGCGTGCGCCAGATCGTTGCGGCCGAGGTAGGAGATCGCCAGTTCGCGGAACACGTAGTCCAGGATGGAGGTCGCCATCTTGATGGCGTCGTTGCCCTGGACCATGCCCGACGGTTCGAAGCGGGTGAAGGTGAACGCCTCCACATACTCCTCCAGCGGCACGCCGTACTGGAGACCCAGCGACACGGCGATGGCGAAGTTGTTCATCATCGACCGGAAGGCGGCGCCCTCCTTGTGCATGTCGATGAAGATCTCGCCCAGCCGGCCGTCCTGGTACTCGCCGGTGCGCAGATAGACCTTGTGCCCGCCGACCATGGCCTTCTGGGTATAGCCCTTGCGCCGGTGCGGCAGCTTCTCCCGCTCGGTCTGGCGGATCACCTTCTCCACCACCCGCTCGACGATGCGCTCGGCGATCAGGGGCGCGCGCGCCGCGGCCGGGGCCTCGACGATGCGCTCGACCAGCGACTCCTCGTCGGCCGTCTCCTCCTCGTCCTCCTCCAGCACCTGTGCGTTCAGCGGCTGGCTCAGCTTCGAGCCGTCGCGGTAGAGCGCGTTCGCCTTCAGGCCCAGGCGCCAGGACAGCAGATAGGCGTCCTTGCACTCCTCCACGCCGGCGTGGTTGGGCATGTTGATGGTCTTGGAGATGGCGCCCGAGATGAAGGGCTGTGCCGCCGCCATCATGCGGATGTGGCTCTGGGCGGAGAGGTAGCGCCTGCCGACCTTGCCGCACGGGCTGGCGCAGTCGAACACCGGCAGGTGCTCGTCCTTCAGGCCCGGCGCGCCCTCCAGTGTCATCGCCCCGCAGCAGTAGACGTTGGCGGCCTCGATCTCGGCCTTGCCGAAGCCCAGGAAGGCCAGCATGTCGAAGCCGAAATCGTCCAGCGCCGCCGGCGGGATGCCCAGCGTCTCGGTGCAGAACGCCTCGCCGAAGGTCCAGCGGTTGAAGGCGAACTTGATGTCGAAGGCGGAGCCCAGCGCCGCCTCCAGCTTCTCCAGTTCGGCGTCGCCGAAGCCCTTGGCCCGCAGCTTGGCATGGTCGATGCCGGGCGCGCCCTGCAGCGTGCCGTGGCCGACCGCGTAGCGCTCGATCCGGGTGATCTCCTCGGGCGTGTAGCCCAGCCGGGACAGGGCCTCCGGCACGGCGCGGTTGATGATCTTGAAGTAGCCGCCGCCGGCCAGCTTCTTGAACTTCACCAGCGCGAAGTCGGGCTCGATGCCGGTGGTGTCGCAGTCCATCACCAGCCCGATGGTGCCGGTCGGGGCCAGCACCGTGGCCTGGGCGTTGCGGAAGCCGTGCGCCTCGCCCAGCGCCAGCGCCTTGTCCCAGGCCGCCTTGGCAGCGTCCATCAGGGCGGCGTCGGGGCAGTCGTCGGCGCGCAGCGCCACCGGCAGCACCGACAGATCCTCATAGCCCGAGCGTGCGCCGTGCGCGGCGCGGCGGTGGTTGCGGATGACCCGCAGCATCGCCTCGCGGTTCTGCGCATAGCCGGGGAAGGGGCCCAGCTCCTGTGCCATCTCGGCGGAGGTGGCATAGGCGATGCCGGTCATGATCGCCGTGATGGCGCCGCAGATGGCGCGCCCCTCGGTCGAGTCGTAGGGGATTCCCGACGCCATCAGCAGGCCGCCGATGTTGGCGAAGCCCAGGCCCAGCGTGCGGTACTCATAGGACAGCCGGGCGATCTCCCGCGAGGGGAACTGCGCCATCAGGACGCTGATCTCCAGCACCACGGTCCACAGACGGCAGGCATGCTCGAAGGCCGGGATGTCGAAGCTCCCGTCCGTCCGGCGGAACTCCATCAGGTTGATGGAGGCCAGATTGCAGGCCGTGTCGTCCAGGAACATGTACTCGGAGCAGGGGTTCGAGGCGTTGATCCGCCCCGAGGCCGGGCAGGTGTGCCACTCGTTGATGGTGGTGTCGAACTGCACCCCCGGATCGGCCGACTGCCACGCGGCATAGGCGATCTTGTCCCACAGCGCGCGGGCCTTCAGCGTCCGCGCCGGCTTGCCGTCGGTGCGGCGGATCAGCGTCCAGTCGGCATCCGTCTCGACCGCCTCCAGGAAGGCGTTCGGGATGCGCACGGAGTTGTTGGAGTTCTGGCCGGAGACGGTCAGGTAGGCTTCCGAATCCCAGTCGGTGTCGAACACCCGGACGTCGAAGTCCGTGTAGCCCTGGCCGGCGAGCTGGACGGCGCGCTGGATGTAGTTCTCCGGCACCAGCGCCTTGCGCGCGGCGATGATGGCGCGCTTCAGCGCCTTGTTCTTCTGCGGGTCCAGGCGATCCGCATCGGGGCCGAAACCCTCGGTGCAGGCGGCCATGACCATGGTCAGGTGCTTGCGCACGGTCTTGGAGCCGGTGACCAGCGCGGCCACCTTCTGCTCCTCCGCGACCTTCCAGTCGATGTAGGCCTCGATGTCCGGGTGGTCGAGGTCCACCGTCACCATCTTGGCGGCGCGGCGGGTGGTGCCGCCCGACTTGATGGCGCCCGCGGCGCGGTCGCCGATCTTCAGGAAGGACATCAGGCCGGACGACTTGCCGCCGCCGGACAGCTTCTCGCCCTCGCCGCGCAGGCGGGAGAAGTTGGTGCCGGTGCCGGAGCCGTACTTGAACAGGCGCGCCTCGCGGACCCACAGGTCCATGATGCCGCCCTCGTTCACCAGATCGTCGTCGACGGACTGGATGAAGCAGGCGTGCGGCTGCGGATGCTCATAGGCGGTCTCGGACTTCACCAGCTCGCCGGTGCGGAAGTCCACGTAGAAGTGGCCCTGGCTGGGGCCGTCGATGCCGTAGGCCCAGTGGATGCCGGTGTTGAACCACTGCGGCGAGTTCGGCGCCGCCATCTGGCGCGCCAGCATGAAGCGCATCTCGTCGTAGAAGACGCGGGCGTCCGCTTCGCCGTCGAAATAGCCGCCCTTCCAGCCCCAGTAGGCCCAGGTGCCGGCCAGCCGGTCGAACACCTGCCGGGCCGAGATCTCGCTGCCCGTGCGCTTCTCGGCCGGCAGGGCGGCCAGCGCCTCCTCGTCCGCCACATGGCGCCAGAGGAAGGAGGGGACGGTGTTCTCCTCCACCGCCTTCAGGGCGGCGGGCACCCCGGCCTTGCGGAAGTACTTCTGGGCCAGGATATCGCAGGCGACCTGGCTCCAGTCGGCCGGCACCTCGATGTCCTTGAGCTGGAAGACGACCGAGCCGTCGGGATTGCGGATCTCGCTGGTCGCGCGGCGGAAGTCGATGCCCTCGTAGGCGTCCTGTCCCTCGGTGGTGAAGCGTCGCTCAAATCGCATGGCGCCCCTTGCCTCTCTCGATCCGCGTTTCAGGAAAGGGGAACGGCCGCGCGCGACCAGCGCCTCCGGCACCGCCTCCCCAAGATGCTGTGTGTAACGGAAACGTAAGCCACGAGTTCTCGTGCGGCAACGAGATTTTGTGGCCTGAAAGGGCCGGGCACACCGCTTATAGGGTTGACAGGGACTCGGCCCGGAAAGGGCGCCGGGGTCCGGGGCCACCCGGTCGGAAGCCGCGGCAATCCTCGGCCCGTGGCGACCGGACCGGCGGCGGGCGGGGTGGTGCCGGAGTCGCGTCTGCGGCGGAACGGACGGGGGACACGCGGGGCTTTTCATCTGCAAGGAAGGATGGCAGGGTGCGGCGGCCAGGGCGGCACGCCCGTTCACCCCCATAGGATTATGGACTCCTCCTTCGACACCGCCCGCGAGGCCGCCCGGTCCGAACCGACGCCGACGGCCGGGGGCTCGGAGACGGCGCGGCCGTCCCTGTCCGCCCGGGCCAGGACATGGTCCGGCATCGCCAGCTTCGTGATCCTCGTCATCCTGGCCGTCGTGGCCGTCCGCCATGTCATGCATGAGGTGGATGTCGCGGATGTCTGGGCCTACCTCGACGCGCTGCCGCTCTGGAAGGTGCTGGAGGCCCTGGCCCTCACCGCGGCCGGCTACATGGTGCTGACCCTCTACGACGTGTCGGCGCTGCGGTACCTGAACCTCCGGGTCCGCTATCCCACGGTGGCGCTGGCCAGCTTCGCCGGCTACGCGATCTCCAACAATGTCGGCTGGGCCGTGATCAGCGGCGGCTCCGTCCGCTACCGGGTCTATTCGGCGGCGGGCCTGTCGGCGGGGACGATCGCCAAGGTCGTCGTCTTCTCCACCACCACCTTCACCCTGGGCGTCAGCTTCACCGGCTCCATCGGCATGCTGGTGGGTCCGCATCCGGTGGCATCGCTGCTCTCCCTGCCGGAATGGCTGGTGCAGGTGCTGGCCGGGGTCACGCTCGCGGGGCTGCTGGCGCTCTGCGTGCTGGCGGAGGTGACGCGCAAGCCGGTCAAGGTCTGGCGCTGGTCGTTCCAGCTTCCGTCCTCGGGGCTGATGCTGGCCCAGATCGCCATCGCCTCGCTGGAGATCCTGATCGCCGGTGCCGCGCTCTGGCTTCTGCTGCCGCAGACCCACGGTGCCAGCTTCATGGAGTTCCTGGGTATCTACTGTGCCGCCCTGGTCGTCGCCATGGTCAGCCACATCCCCGGCGGTCTGGGCGTGTTCGAGACGATCCTGCTGCTCGGCCTGTCGGCCCAGGGTTCGGCGGGCGGCGTGCTCGGCGCGCTGCTGGCCTATCGCTTCATCTACTATGTGCTGCCGCTCGTCGTGGCCGGCATGCTGCTGGCAGCATGGGAACTGAAGACGGCCTCCGGGCCGGCTGCGGCGCTGCGCGCCCTGTTCCGGCGGGTCTTCAACCGGGAACCCTGAGCCCCATCTTTCCGGTCAGGTGGCGGCCGTCCGGGGCGCACCGGAGTGGACGGGGCCGCCCCGGGGTGCCATAGTCCGCCGCGACCGGCCGGCCCCGCACGCCGCCCGACCCTACCCCGTGGATTGGACTGTCCAGGACATGGCCAAGCAGGAAAGCACCTCCCTTGTCACCCGGATGGCGAACGTCGCCATCAACGTCCTGACCTGGCGGCGCGGCCAGCTCGTGGGGACCGACAAGTTCGGCAACCGCTATTTCGAGGAGCGCAAGGCGCGCTCCGGCACCCGGCGGCGCCGCTGGGTCCTTTTCAACGGCGAGCCGGAGGCGACGAAGGTGCCGCCCGAATGGCATGGCTGGCTGCACTACACGATGGATGCGCCGCTGCCGGAGAACAGCCCCTTCCACAAGCCCTGGGTGAAGGAGCATCAGCCCAACCGCACCGGGACGCTGAACGCCTACCGGCCGCCGGGGCACATGCTCCAGGGCGGCCAGCGGGCGCGCGCCACAGGCGATTACGAACCCTGGACGCCGAGCTGACGCGCCAGCGCCCTTTCCCTGTCTTCCAGCCCTCCCCGGCGGGGGCCCGTACCGTCTGAAGAGTCCGCATGCGCAGGAACGTCATCGAAACCGTGCTGGGAGCCGTCGTGCTCGTGGTGGCCGGCTTCTTCCTCTTCTTCGCCTACCAGTCCAGCAACGTCCGGACCGTCAGCGGCTACAGGCTGGAGGCCCGCTTCTCCAGCACCGGCGGCTTGCAGCCGGGCGCGGATGTCCGCATCAGCGGCGTCCGGGTCGGCACCGTCGTCAACCAGTACCTGGACAAGCAGACCTTCCAGGCCGTGCTGGTGCTGGAGGTGGACACCTCCGTCCGGCTGCCGGAGGACACGACGGCCGTCATCGCCAGCGAGAGCCTGCTGGGCGGGCGTTTCCTCGATCTCCAGCCCGGCGGGGCGGAGGATCTGCTGAACCCCGGCGACCGCATCCAGTACACCCAGTCCGCGGTGAACCTGGAGGATCTGCTGGGCCGCTACATCTTCAGCAGCGGCCAGGGGGGCCAGCAGGGGGGCGGGCAGCAGGGCCAGCAGCCGGCGGAACCGCCGTCGGGCGGCCTGCTCGGCGGGGGTAAGTAGCGTGTCCGGCGCCCGTCCGCCGGGCCCGGCCCA
It encodes:
- a CDS encoding thioesterase family protein, whose amino-acid sequence is MTDSPPENLPGRPAPDDSAAPERPWFGDILAALAPGPSGWRVPVPPNWSQGRAGFGGLVTALCVEAIRRETGEAAPLRSLTMAFIGPALGEIDIQIRPLRRGRTASFIEATVVTGGGQEVAASLTACFGPERESRLTLESPPRAPMPDPAAGIRLPPLRGMGPVFIGQFDVRVVRGVPFGGGAEAEIEWWTRHHDPAARTSEAGLIAALDVLPPAATARLRGLMPVASLTWFIDFPGGLPAAGPAPAVLTVADGTDPAGADAGPGWVLTRSSADHGGGGFSGQAMTSWSADGRLLALHRQSVGIFG
- a CDS encoding vitamin B12-dependent ribonucleotide reductase, whose product is MRFERRFTTEGQDAYEGIDFRRATSEIRNPDGSVVFQLKDIEVPADWSQVACDILAQKYFRKAGVPAALKAVEENTVPSFLWRHVADEEALAALPAEKRTGSEISARQVFDRLAGTWAYWGWKGGYFDGEADARVFYDEMRFMLARQMAAPNSPQWFNTGIHWAYGIDGPSQGHFYVDFRTGELVKSETAYEHPQPHACFIQSVDDDLVNEGGIMDLWVREARLFKYGSGTGTNFSRLRGEGEKLSGGGKSSGLMSFLKIGDRAAGAIKSGGTTRRAAKMVTVDLDHPDIEAYIDWKVAEEQKVAALVTGSKTVRKHLTMVMAACTEGFGPDADRLDPQKNKALKRAIIAARKALVPENYIQRAVQLAGQGYTDFDVRVFDTDWDSEAYLTVSGQNSNNSVRIPNAFLEAVETDADWTLIRRTDGKPARTLKARALWDKIAYAAWQSADPGVQFDTTINEWHTCPASGRINASNPCSEYMFLDDTACNLASINLMEFRRTDGSFDIPAFEHACRLWTVVLEISVLMAQFPSREIARLSYEYRTLGLGFANIGGLLMASGIPYDSTEGRAICGAITAIMTGIAYATSAEMAQELGPFPGYAQNREAMLRVIRNHRRAAHGARSGYEDLSVLPVALRADDCPDAALMDAAKAAWDKALALGEAHGFRNAQATVLAPTGTIGLVMDCDTTGIEPDFALVKFKKLAGGGYFKIINRAVPEALSRLGYTPEEITRIERYAVGHGTLQGAPGIDHAKLRAKGFGDAELEKLEAALGSAFDIKFAFNRWTFGEAFCTETLGIPPAALDDFGFDMLAFLGFGKAEIEAANVYCCGAMTLEGAPGLKDEHLPVFDCASPCGKVGRRYLSAQSHIRMMAAAQPFISGAISKTINMPNHAGVEECKDAYLLSWRLGLKANALYRDGSKLSQPLNAQVLEEDEEETADEESLVERIVEAPAAARAPLIAERIVERVVEKVIRQTEREKLPHRRKGYTQKAMVGGHKVYLRTGEYQDGRLGEIFIDMHKEGAAFRSMMNNFAIAVSLGLQYGVPLEEYVEAFTFTRFEPSGMVQGNDAIKMATSILDYVFRELAISYLGRNDLAHATPEDLLPDTMGRGERQAELPEAAARVTKETLDVVARVASTGYVRSNLRVLPGGAAGKAVQAFESVAAPVAYAATGTETARPATAFAGGGTTTTTTTTVHYHRESSSDARLEKVKEARAKGYEGDPCPECGNMTLVRNGTCLKCDTCGSTTGCS
- a CDS encoding lysylphosphatidylglycerol synthase domain-containing protein; amino-acid sequence: MDSSFDTAREAARSEPTPTAGGSETARPSLSARARTWSGIASFVILVILAVVAVRHVMHEVDVADVWAYLDALPLWKVLEALALTAAGYMVLTLYDVSALRYLNLRVRYPTVALASFAGYAISNNVGWAVISGGSVRYRVYSAAGLSAGTIAKVVVFSTTTFTLGVSFTGSIGMLVGPHPVASLLSLPEWLVQVLAGVTLAGLLALCVLAEVTRKPVKVWRWSFQLPSSGLMLAQIAIASLEILIAGAALWLLLPQTHGASFMEFLGIYCAALVVAMVSHIPGGLGVFETILLLGLSAQGSAGGVLGALLAYRFIYYVLPLVVAGMLLAAWELKTASGPAAALRALFRRVFNREP
- a CDS encoding NADH:ubiquinone oxidoreductase subunit NDUFA12; this translates as MAKQESTSLVTRMANVAINVLTWRRGQLVGTDKFGNRYFEERKARSGTRRRRWVLFNGEPEATKVPPEWHGWLHYTMDAPLPENSPFHKPWVKEHQPNRTGTLNAYRPPGHMLQGGQRARATGDYEPWTPS
- the mlaD gene encoding outer membrane lipid asymmetry maintenance protein MlaD, whose amino-acid sequence is MRRNVIETVLGAVVLVVAGFFLFFAYQSSNVRTVSGYRLEARFSSTGGLQPGADVRISGVRVGTVVNQYLDKQTFQAVLVLEVDTSVRLPEDTTAVIASESLLGGRFLDLQPGGAEDLLNPGDRIQYTQSAVNLEDLLGRYIFSSGQGGQQGGGQQGQQPAEPPSGGLLGGGK